The following proteins are encoded in a genomic region of Nicotiana sylvestris chromosome 4, ASM39365v2, whole genome shotgun sequence:
- the LOC138889333 gene encoding uncharacterized mitochondrial protein AtMg00860-like: protein MSTEGIKVDPKKIKAVQSWPRPSSVTAIWSFLSFAGYYRRFVEGFSSIAVPLTRLTQKCTPFRWSDECEERFQKFKTSLTTTPVLVLPSALGSYTVYCDTSRIGIGCVLMQESMVIAYAYL, encoded by the coding sequence ATGTCCACtgaggggattaaggtggatccaaagaagataaaggcagttcagagttggcccagaccgtcttcaGTTACTGCAATTTGGAGTTTTCTCAGCTTTGCCGGATATTATCGTCGCTTCGTGGAGGGTTTCTCATCCATTGCAGTGCctttgaccaggttgacccagaagtgtacgccattcaggtggtcggatgagtgtgaggagagatttcagaagttcaagacttccttgaccacaactccagttctagttttgccttcagcATTGGGCtcttataccgtatattgtgatacttctcggattggtattgggtgtgtattgatgcaggagagtatggtgattgcttatgcttatCTCTAG